The Erinaceus europaeus chromosome 16, mEriEur2.1, whole genome shotgun sequence genome includes a window with the following:
- the CD276 gene encoding CD276 antigen isoform X1 gives MPGPRGRPGGDLRAAAMLGVLWCWLTGAVEVRVPEEPVVALVGSDATLGCSFQPLPGALAQLSLIWQLTDTKQLVHSFAAGHDQGSSLANRTALFLGRLAQGDASLLLRGVRVADEGGFTCFVSLQGTGGDGGDFASAALSLQVAAPYTKPSMTLEPSKDLRPGDTVTITCTSHRGYPAAEVTWRDGRGVLLTANVSTSQTASAQGLFHVHSELQVVLGGGDSYSCLVHNRVLGQDAHGSVTVTGQPGAFPPEALWVTVGLSVCLVALLLALAVLCWRKVRQSCEEEERAGAEDAEAERESDGSKTALRPLKPEDSAEDRADQEDQELA, from the exons ATGCCAGGGCCCCGGGGCCGCCCTGGGGGGGACCTGCGTGCAGCAGCCATGCTGGGGGTGCTGTGGTGCTGGCTCACAG GCGCGGTGGAGGTGAGGGTCCCAGAGGAGCCGGTAGTGGCCCTGGTGGGCTCGGACGCCACACTGGGCTGTTCCTTCCAGCCACTGCCGGGCGCCCTGGCACAGCTCAGCCTCATCTGGCAGCTGACGGACACCAAGCAGCTGGTGCACAGCTTTGCCGCCGGCCACGACCAGGGCAGCAGCCTGGCCAACCGCACGGCGCTCTTCCTGGGCCGGCTGGCACAGGGTGACGCCTCCCTGCTGCTGCGCGGGGTGCGGGTGGCGGACGAGGGCGGTTTCACCTGCTTCGTCAGCCTGCAGGGGACCGGCGGAGACGGAGGGGACTTTGCCAGTGCGGCCCTCAGCCTGCAGGTGGCCG CCCCCTACACCAAGCCCAGCATGACCCTGGAGCCCAGCAAGGACCTGCGGCCAGGGGACACTGTGACCATCACGTGCACCAGCCACCGCGGCTACCCTGCAGCCGAGGTGACGTGGCGGGACGGGCGGGGCGTGCTTCTGACCGCCAACGTGAGCACCTCACAGACGGCCAGCGCCCAGGGCCTGTTCCACGTCCACAGTGAGCTTCAGGTTGTGCTGGGTGGCGGTGACTCCTACAGCTGTCTGGTGCACAACCGCGTGCTCGGCCAGGACGCCCACGGCTCCGTCACTGTCACAG GGCAGCCCGGGGCCTTCCCCCCCGAGGCCCTGTGGGTGACGGTGGGGCTCTCCGTCTGCCTGGTGGCGCTGCTGCTGGCCTTGGCCGTGCTGTGCTGGAGAAAGGTGCGGCAGAGCTGTGAGGAGGAGGAGCGTGCAG GAGCTGAGGACGCAGAAGCTGAAAGGGAGAGCGATGGATCCAAGACTG CCCTGCGGCCTCTGAAGCCTGAGGACAGTGCTGAAGACAGAGCAG ACCaagaggaccaggagcttgcctGA
- the CD276 gene encoding CD276 antigen isoform X2 — protein MPGPRGRPGGDLRAAAMLGVLWCWLTGAVEVRVPEEPVVALVGSDATLGCSFQPLPGALAQLSLIWQLTDTKQLVHSFAAGHDQGSSLANRTALFLGRLAQGDASLLLRGVRVADEGGFTCFVSLQGTGGDGGDFASAALSLQVAAPYTKPSMTLEPSKDLRPGDTVTITCTSHRGYPAAEVTWRDGRGVLLTANVSTSQTASAQGLFHVHSELQVVLGGGDSYSCLVHNRVLGQDAHGSVTVTGAEDAEAERESDGSKTALRPLKPEDSAEDRADQEDQELA, from the exons ATGCCAGGGCCCCGGGGCCGCCCTGGGGGGGACCTGCGTGCAGCAGCCATGCTGGGGGTGCTGTGGTGCTGGCTCACAG GCGCGGTGGAGGTGAGGGTCCCAGAGGAGCCGGTAGTGGCCCTGGTGGGCTCGGACGCCACACTGGGCTGTTCCTTCCAGCCACTGCCGGGCGCCCTGGCACAGCTCAGCCTCATCTGGCAGCTGACGGACACCAAGCAGCTGGTGCACAGCTTTGCCGCCGGCCACGACCAGGGCAGCAGCCTGGCCAACCGCACGGCGCTCTTCCTGGGCCGGCTGGCACAGGGTGACGCCTCCCTGCTGCTGCGCGGGGTGCGGGTGGCGGACGAGGGCGGTTTCACCTGCTTCGTCAGCCTGCAGGGGACCGGCGGAGACGGAGGGGACTTTGCCAGTGCGGCCCTCAGCCTGCAGGTGGCCG CCCCCTACACCAAGCCCAGCATGACCCTGGAGCCCAGCAAGGACCTGCGGCCAGGGGACACTGTGACCATCACGTGCACCAGCCACCGCGGCTACCCTGCAGCCGAGGTGACGTGGCGGGACGGGCGGGGCGTGCTTCTGACCGCCAACGTGAGCACCTCACAGACGGCCAGCGCCCAGGGCCTGTTCCACGTCCACAGTGAGCTTCAGGTTGTGCTGGGTGGCGGTGACTCCTACAGCTGTCTGGTGCACAACCGCGTGCTCGGCCAGGACGCCCACGGCTCCGTCACTGTCACAG GAGCTGAGGACGCAGAAGCTGAAAGGGAGAGCGATGGATCCAAGACTG CCCTGCGGCCTCTGAAGCCTGAGGACAGTGCTGAAGACAGAGCAG ACCaagaggaccaggagcttgcctGA